Proteins encoded within one genomic window of Chitinophaga parva:
- a CDS encoding Gfo/Idh/MocA family protein: MQRRTFLKNGTLAGLGLTLLNFPLLGKAAPSNKIILAVMGVNSRGNWLAQVVAKLPGAEIAYICDVEDGAIKKGLDAVAKVQERKPEVIRDIRKLLERKDFDALIIAAPDHWHAPAAIMACAAGKHVYVEKPCSHNPQEGEWLIAAAKKYGRLVQMGSQRRSWPNMQQAVKEIREDKVIGNVYYARGWYVNNRAPIGTGKVIPVPSTLNWDLWQGPAPRKEYLDNIVHYNWHWRWHWGTGEACNNGTHEIDCMRWFLGVEHPEKVSSGGGRFAFPKDDWETPDTQSITFEFAQGKAITWEGRSCNNYELEGAGRGFAIFGEHGSLYNSGGDSYKILDAKGKLVKEVKETHHDVTNVVSPAGEFLDAVHLNNFLESIRGTASLHAEINTGFRSVLLCQLGNIAQRTGHTLHCNPENGHILNDKDAMARWGRSYEDGWKPVV; this comes from the coding sequence ATGCAAAGACGAACCTTCCTGAAAAACGGAACCCTGGCCGGCCTGGGCCTTACCCTGCTTAATTTCCCGCTGCTGGGCAAAGCAGCACCTTCCAACAAAATAATCCTCGCCGTAATGGGCGTAAACTCCCGCGGCAACTGGCTGGCCCAGGTAGTGGCAAAACTGCCCGGCGCCGAGATCGCCTACATTTGTGATGTAGAGGATGGCGCCATTAAAAAGGGCCTGGACGCAGTAGCCAAAGTGCAGGAGCGCAAACCGGAAGTGATCCGCGACATCCGCAAACTGCTGGAGCGCAAGGACTTTGATGCCCTCATCATTGCCGCACCAGACCACTGGCATGCACCCGCCGCCATCATGGCCTGCGCTGCCGGCAAACATGTGTACGTGGAAAAGCCCTGCAGCCATAATCCACAGGAAGGAGAGTGGCTCATAGCCGCCGCCAAAAAGTATGGCCGCCTGGTGCAAATGGGCAGCCAGCGCCGCTCCTGGCCTAATATGCAACAAGCCGTAAAAGAGATCCGGGAAGATAAAGTGATCGGTAACGTGTATTATGCGCGTGGCTGGTATGTCAATAACCGTGCACCCATTGGTACAGGCAAGGTGATCCCCGTGCCTTCCACGCTGAACTGGGACTTGTGGCAGGGGCCAGCGCCCCGCAAGGAATACCTGGATAATATTGTGCATTACAACTGGCACTGGCGCTGGCATTGGGGCACCGGGGAGGCCTGCAACAACGGCACCCATGAAATAGATTGCATGCGCTGGTTCCTGGGCGTGGAGCACCCGGAAAAAGTAAGCAGCGGCGGTGGCCGTTTTGCCTTTCCCAAAGATGATTGGGAAACCCCCGATACACAATCCATCACCTTTGAATTTGCACAAGGCAAGGCCATTACCTGGGAAGGCCGCAGCTGCAATAACTACGAGCTGGAAGGCGCAGGCCGCGGCTTCGCCATCTTTGGGGAGCACGGCAGCTTGTACAACAGCGGTGGCGATAGCTATAAGATCCTGGATGCAAAAGGAAAGCTGGTCAAGGAAGTGAAAGAAACCCACCACGATGTGACCAACGTAGTAAGCCCCGCCGGTGAGTTCCTCGATGCAGTACATCTCAATAATTTCCTGGAAAGCATAAGGGGCACAGCGTCCCTCCATGCGGAGATCAATACCGGCTTCCGCAGCGTACTGCTTTGCCAGCTGGGCAACATTGCGCAGCGCACCGGCCATACCCTGCACTGCAATCCTGAAAACGGCCATATCCTCAACGATAAAGACGCCATGGCACGCTGGGGCCGCAGCTACGAAGATGGCTGGAAACCGGTAGTATAG
- a CDS encoding sulfite exporter TauE/SafE family protein, which produces MDLVQQNNYLVVIAIGVVVGYLSGLLGKGGSAISTPALQIFAGINPFYALASPLPAAITSTISASTVYRKEHLFDKRVILLCAVVGIPATVMGAQVSDYLKGKTLMVLTALFIIGLGVSLAVTFLRKHDKENYNTTSNTAGQQASAVNIYIIVAAFAIGLLSGLLANAGGVLFSTFFIKKLHMPIKRALACSVVLSALLSIPGTIWHWHLGHIDWSIALVLAVTALPFSWLGARTSVRMNTARLERLFAFTLIGFGVFDIVYTLAVK; this is translated from the coding sequence ATGGATTTAGTACAACAAAACAACTACCTGGTCGTAATTGCGATCGGGGTGGTAGTAGGTTATTTGTCAGGCTTATTAGGAAAAGGCGGTAGCGCCATCAGTACACCAGCCCTACAGATATTTGCAGGAATAAATCCATTTTATGCGTTGGCGTCTCCGCTCCCTGCTGCTATCACCAGCACTATTTCCGCGTCCACAGTGTACCGGAAAGAACATTTGTTCGACAAGAGAGTGATCCTGCTTTGTGCGGTAGTAGGCATACCGGCTACGGTAATGGGAGCGCAGGTCTCGGATTACCTGAAAGGCAAAACGCTCATGGTGCTCACCGCGTTGTTCATCATCGGTCTGGGGGTATCATTGGCCGTTACTTTTCTCCGGAAACATGATAAAGAAAATTACAACACCACCAGTAATACCGCCGGCCAGCAGGCTTCCGCAGTAAACATCTACATTATTGTTGCTGCCTTTGCAATCGGGCTCTTATCCGGCCTGCTAGCTAATGCGGGAGGCGTGCTTTTCAGCACCTTCTTCATCAAAAAACTACATATGCCTATCAAGCGGGCGTTAGCTTGCTCTGTAGTACTCTCCGCTTTACTTTCCATACCCGGCACTATCTGGCACTGGCACCTGGGCCATATCGACTGGTCTATTGCACTTGTGCTGGCGGTAACGGCATTGCCGTTTTCCTGGCTGGGGGCACGGACTTCCGTGCGGATGAACACTGCCAGGCTGGAAAGGCTGTTTGCGTTTACGTTGATCGGGTTTGGGGTGTTTGATATCGTATACACGCTTGCGGTAAAATAG
- a CDS encoding MmcQ/YjbR family DNA-binding protein, with protein MFELIKEYCLSLPAVAVKEKRNGGLYFSVYDRLFCILYQDAPQQVAFKCTPEVFHFLISRPAIVPAPQLARYHWVQLERSDVFPFSDLAMQIHAAYDMERKAGEPQVNVIPVPRSAPAIYFPTR; from the coding sequence ATGTTTGAACTCATCAAAGAATACTGCCTTTCCCTGCCGGCAGTTGCTGTAAAAGAAAAGAGGAACGGAGGGCTTTATTTCTCCGTGTACGACAGGTTGTTTTGCATTCTTTACCAGGATGCACCGCAGCAGGTGGCCTTCAAATGTACACCCGAGGTGTTCCATTTCCTGATCAGCCGCCCGGCCATTGTACCTGCGCCCCAACTGGCGCGTTACCACTGGGTGCAGCTGGAACGCAGTGATGTATTCCCTTTCAGCGACCTGGCCATGCAGATCCATGCCGCTTATGATATGGAACGCAAAGCCGGCGAGCCCCAGGTAAATGTGATCCCCGTGCCGCGCAGCGCGCCTGCCATTTATTTTCCTACGCGGTAA